The sequence CCGCCGGGGTCCTCGAGGGCGCGGTGGGCTTCGACTTCGGCCTCGTCGCCACCCCGGCCCTGGGCGCCGCGCTGGGCGTGCGGGGGGCGGTCGTCCTCCTGTGCCTGCCGGGGCTCCTCCTCAGCGCGGCGCGGGCGATCGGGGGAGGCGTCCCGGGCGGGCCCCTGCGCCGGCTGATGCCCTTCATCGGGGCGGGGAGCGCCGGGGCGGCGGCCGGGGCCTTCGCCCTGGCCTCGACCCCGCCCGCCCTCCACAAGTGGGGGCTCGGGCTCTTCGTCCTCCTCTGCGGGGCCTACAGCCTCTCGCGCCTGCGCCTCCAGCTCGACATGCGCGACGAGGGCTTCTTCGCCTGGCTGGCGGGGGCGCTCTCGGGCTTCCTCGCGGGGGCCGGGAACGCCGGGGGGCCCCTCGCCGTCGTCTACATGGACAGCCTGGGCCTCACGCGGGGGCGGATGGCCCGGATGCTGCCCGTGTGCGGGCTGGCCTTCGCGGCCGCCCAGGTGGCGGCGCTCTCGGGCGCGGGGCTCCTGCTGCTCGAGCCGGCGGCGCGCTCGGCGGCGGCGGTGCTGCCGGCGCTGGCCGGGTTCTTCCTGGGGAGGATGCTCAGGGGGCGCTTCCCGCCGCGCGCGGGCTACGCGGCGGGCCTGGCGGCGATGGGCGGGGCGGCGGCGGCGCTGCTGATCTGGGGGCCCTCGGGCTGGAGCTGAGGGGGGCCTACGTGTTGCGCATCCCCGACTTCGAGACGAGCCTGGAGGCCAGCTTGATGAAGGCGGAGACGCTGTCGAGCTTGCCGGCGCGGCTGTCGAACTGGACGCCGTAGAGGTTGTCGTTCTGCTCGCGCGTCACGTTGCGCACGAAGCCCATGATGTTCTCGGCCGTGGTCCCGTCGGGCAGCTCGAACGACATGAACACGGGCATGTTGACCTCGAAGCGGAACGGGCAGGAGAGGCTGCAGCCGCCCAGGCTCAGGTTCTTGATGAGGCCCCAGGGGGCGCTCTCGTCCTTCTTCTGCGCGGCGAAGTCGTGCTTGCGCGGGGTGGTGAGCACGCGGATCTTGGTGTTCAGCCGCTCGGACTGCCGGAGCGTGACCTCCTCGATCTTCTTGGGATAGGCGAGGTAGAGGACGCGGAAGGGCTGCAGGGTCTGGAAGAGGACGGTGGACTGGAAGCCCCACACCTTCCCCTCGTGCATCCCGCGGCCCACCACCGGGAGGTTCTTCGGCAGCTGGACCGACTGCCCCGCGCGGGTGGGCTGCTCCACGAGGAGGCAGTGGTCCGGGTCCCAGCCGACGAGGCGCGAGTTGAGGCGCACCTTGTTGACCGGGTCCACGAGCTGAATGGCGGTCCCCACGGGAAGCAACGTGCGCCCCCTCCCGGCGGATCAGGCTATCGAATAGGGCGGCAGTCTAATCGCTCCCGCCCACGGCTGCAAAACGAGGCGTCCCGCCGCCCCCTCAAGCGACCCCGCTGCGGAGGAGGTGGTGGAGGTGGATCACGCCCTCGATCTCCCCGTCCTTCGCCACCACCACGGAGGTGATGGCCGAGTCCTCCATCAGCCGCAGGGCGGCGCTGGCCAGCTCGCTCCCGGCGATGGTCTTGGGCGAACCGCTCATCATGCCCCGGGCGTCGGGGGGGAGCTGCCCGTTCCCCCGCTCCAGCGCGCGCCGCAGGTCGCCGTCGGTGACCACCCCCGCGAGCCGCCCCGCGGCGTCCACCACGCAGGCCATCCCCAGCCGCTTGGCGCTCATCTCGCGGACGACGGCCCCGGCCGGGTCCGTGTCGCGCACCCTCGGCACCTCCGCCCCCTTGCTCATCAGCTCCTCGACGCGGAGCAGCCGCTTCCCGAGGGTGCCGCCCGGGTGGAAGCGCGCGAACTGCTCGGGCCGGAAGCCCCTCGCCTCGAGCACCGCCATGGCCAGGGCGTCCCCCATGGCGAGGGTGGCGGTGCTGCTCGCGGTGGGGGTGAGGTTGATGGGGCAGGCCTCCTCCTCCACGAAGACGTCGAGCACGGCCTCGGCCTCCCGCCAGAGGGTGGAGCCGCGCCCCCCGGTGATGGCCACGACGGGGGTGCCGAAGCGGGCGAACACGGGCAGGAGGCGGATGAGCTCCTCCGTCTCGCCGCTGTAGGAGAGGGCGAGGATGACGTCCTCGTCCGTCACCATGCCCAGGTTGCCGTGGACCGCCTCGGCCGCGTGGAGGAAGAACGAGGGCGTGCCGGTGCTCGCGAGGGTGGCCGAGATCTTCTGGCCGATGAGGCCGCTCTTGCCCATCCCGGTGACGACCACCCGGCCCTTGCAGCCGTGGATGAGCTCCACCGCCCGGGCGAAATCCTCTCCCAGGCGCTCCGGCAGCCGCGCCAGGGCCTCGGCCTCGATCCGCAGGGCCTGGACCCCCCGCTCGACGGGGCTCATCCCCGCCGCCGGGGCCCCAAGCGGCTCGCCGCCTGGGGAGCCCCCCGCCATCGGACGCTTGCCCAACGGGACCCCCCCTCTCTCCGTCCGCCCGGGCGAAACTTGCGGAAATATATCGCATTTCCGCGCCGATCTGTCCACGCCGGCCCGCCGGAGGCCTTTTCGGCCCGCCGGGGCACTCCCTTTACTCCCCCGGCCCCGGCATGATACTAAATCAGGGGATTTCTCCACGCAGCGGGGGCCCATCGCGGCGGATCTCGCGGTTTTCCACCATTCACCAGCAGGAGTTGGAAGGTCATGTCCGGCCACTCGAAATGGAGCACGATCAAGCGCAAGAAGGGTGCCCTGGACGCCAAGCGGGGGAAGATTTTCACCAAGCTCATCAAGGAAATCACCGTCTCGGCCAAGATGGGCGGCGGGGACCCCGGCGGCAACCCCCGCCTCCGCACCGCCATCGACGCCGCCAAGGCCGCCAACATGCCCCAGGACAACATCAAGCGCGCCATCGCCAAGGGCACGGGGGACATGGAGGGGGTGACCTACGAGGAGGTGACCTACGAGGGCTACGGCCCGGGCGGGGTGGCGCTGCTCATCCGGGTGCTCACCGACAACCGCAACCGCACGGGCTCGGAGATCCGCCACATCTTCTCGCGCAACGGCGGCAACCTGGCCGAGCCGAACGCCGTGGCCTGGATGTTCGACATGAAGGGCCAGTTCCTCGTGCCGGGCAAGGCCGCGGACGAGGAGAAGCTCATGGCGATAGCCCTGGAGGCGGGGGCGGAGGACATGCAGCCCTCCGAGGGCCAGTTCGAGATCCTCACCTCGCCCGACGCCTTCGAGGACGTGAAGCAGGCCCTCGAGAAGAACAAGATCCAGCCCGACTCGGCGGAGCTCACCATGCTCCCCAAGACGACGGTCAAGCTGGAGGGGAAGGTGGCCGACCAGATGCTCCGGCTCATGGAGGCGCTCGAGGATCACGACGACGTCAATAACGTCTACGCGAACTTCGACATCTCCGAGGAGCAGATGGCGGGCGCCTCCGCCTGAGCCCCGAGGCCCACTCCGCCCGAGCGAGGCCGGCCCGTTGGCCCGGAAGCCGCACCGCATCCTGGGGGTGGACCCCGGCCTGGGGACGACGGGCTACGCCCTCCTCTCGCTCGCCGAGGGGAGCGCCGAGCCCCTCCTGGTCGAGGGGGGCATCCTCAGGAGCGACGCCCGGGCGCCCTTCGAGAGCCGCCTGGGCGAGCTCTTCGGCGACCTGACCCGCATCCTCAGGGGCCTCAAGCCCGACGTGATGGCGGTCGAGAACCTCTACAGCCACTACAAGCACCCCCGCACCTCCATCATCATGGGCCACGCCCGGGGGGTGATCTTCCTCGCCGCCTCCCTCGCCAAGGTGTCCGTGCGGAGCTACGCCGCGACCGAGATCAAGAAATCCCTCGTGGGGGCGGGGCGGGCCACCAAGCGCCAGATCCAGCAGATGGTCCAGCGCCGCCTCGGGCTCCGGGACCTCCCCGAGCCCGAGGACCTGGCCGACGCCATCGCCGCCGCCTACTGCCACGTGGACCGCGCCCTCCGGCGGCCGGCCCTCCTCAACGGGAGTGGGCGCCGGTGATCCGCCGCGTCGCGGGCGAGGTCGTGGAGGTCCTGGAGGAGAGCGCCGTGCTCCGCGCCGCCCCGGGCCTCTGCTACGAGGTGCTGGTGGGGGGCTACGCGCTGCCCGAGCTCCGGGCCCTCATGGCGGCCCGCGAGCCGGTGGAGCTGCACACCTACCACTACCTCGAGGGGAACGTGGCCACGGGCCAGCTCATCCCCCGGCTCGCCGGGTTCTTCTCGAACGAGGAGCGCGAGTTCTTCCTGCGCCTGATCAAGGTGCCGGGGCTGAGCCCCCGGAGCGGGGTGCGCGCCCTGGGACTCCCGCCCCGGGAAATCGCCCGCGCCATCTCCGCGGGCAACACGGCCCTGTTGACGAGGCTCCCGGGGATCGGGAAGAAGAAGGCGGAGCACCTCGTCTCCCAGCTCCAGGGGGAGATCGCCGGCCTCGCCCTGGCCCCCGAGGCTCCCGCCGCCCGGGCCGAGGCCTCCCCCAGCCGCGGCGAGGCGATGGCGGTGCTCGTCGGGCAGCTCGGCTACCGCACCCCCGAGGCGGAGGACCTGGTCGAGCGCGCGCTCCTCGCCCTCGGCGCGGGGGCCACCACCGAGGCGGTGCTCCAGGAGGTCTTCCGGCTCGGCCGTTGACGCCGGAGACAGGAGAGGACACATGGCCATCGAGCGGAAGGTGACGGGGCGCTCCATCGGCCCGGCGGAGGAGCAGGCCTTCTTCACCCTGCGCCCCTCGAGGCTCGAGGACTACGTGGGCCAGCGCGAGCTGGTCGAGAAGCTCCGCATCGCCCTCGAGGCCGCCCGCGCCCGCAAGGAGCCGGTGGGCCACATCCTCTTCCACGGCCCCCCGGGGCTGGGCAAGACCACCCTCTCCCACATCATCGCCGAGGAGATGGGCACCCGCCTCGTCAAGACCTCGGGGCCCTCCCTCACCCGCCCGGCCGACCTCATGGGCATCCTGACCGGGCTGCAGGAGGGGGACGTCCTCTTCATC comes from Candidatus Tectomicrobia bacterium and encodes:
- a CDS encoding TSUP family transporter, coding for MWPPWEHTLLVFAAGVLEGAVGFDFGLVATPALGAALGVRGAVVLLCLPGLLLSAARAIGGGVPGGPLRRLMPFIGAGSAGAAAGAFALASTPPALHKWGLGLFVLLCGAYSLSRLRLQLDMRDEGFFAWLAGALSGFLAGAGNAGGPLAVVYMDSLGLTRGRMARMLPVCGLAFAAAQVAALSGAGLLLLEPAARSAAAVLPALAGFFLGRMLRGRFPPRAGYAAGLAAMGGAAAALLIWGPSGWS
- a CDS encoding YebC/PmpR family DNA-binding transcriptional regulator, which translates into the protein MSGHSKWSTIKRKKGALDAKRGKIFTKLIKEITVSAKMGGGDPGGNPRLRTAIDAAKAANMPQDNIKRAIAKGTGDMEGVTYEEVTYEGYGPGGVALLIRVLTDNRNRTGSEIRHIFSRNGGNLAEPNAVAWMFDMKGQFLVPGKAADEEKLMAIALEAGAEDMQPSEGQFEILTSPDAFEDVKQALEKNKIQPDSAELTMLPKTTVKLEGKVADQMLRLMEALEDHDDVNNVYANFDISEEQMAGASA
- a CDS encoding crossover junction endodeoxyribonuclease RuvC; the encoded protein is MGVDPGLGTTGYALLSLAEGSAEPLLVEGGILRSDARAPFESRLGELFGDLTRILRGLKPDVMAVENLYSHYKHPRTSIIMGHARGVIFLAASLAKVSVRSYAATEIKKSLVGAGRATKRQIQQMVQRRLGLRDLPEPEDLADAIAAAYCHVDRALRRPALLNGSGRR
- a CDS encoding flagellar brake protein, whose product is MLPVGTAIQLVDPVNKVRLNSRLVGWDPDHCLLVEQPTRAGQSVQLPKNLPVVGRGMHEGKVWGFQSTVLFQTLQPFRVLYLAYPKKIEEVTLRQSERLNTKIRVLTTPRKHDFAAQKKDESAPWGLIKNLSLGGCSLSCPFRFEVNMPVFMSFELPDGTTAENIMGFVRNVTREQNDNLYGVQFDSRAGKLDSVSAFIKLASRLVSKSGMRNT
- a CDS encoding KpsF/GutQ family sugar-phosphate isomerase, producing MSPVERGVQALRIEAEALARLPERLGEDFARAVELIHGCKGRVVVTGMGKSGLIGQKISATLASTGTPSFFLHAAEAVHGNLGMVTDEDVILALSYSGETEELIRLLPVFARFGTPVVAITGGRGSTLWREAEAVLDVFVEEEACPINLTPTASSTATLAMGDALAMAVLEARGFRPEQFARFHPGGTLGKRLLRVEELMSKGAEVPRVRDTDPAGAVVREMSAKRLGMACVVDAAGRLAGVVTDGDLRRALERGNGQLPPDARGMMSGSPKTIAGSELASAALRLMEDSAITSVVVAKDGEIEGVIHLHHLLRSGVA